Proteins from a genomic interval of Lacticaseibacillus pabuli:
- a CDS encoding DUF805 domain-containing protein has protein sequence MNENQRVGMFRALQLFFKNYANFTGRSKRSEYWWMFLWNLIVGVVAIVAVIGVLATVGFAFNPSHIPGSVFGALLGVIVVVFIVGLAVLVPSIALAARRYRDAGISPWWLLVTMLLANILSASDQFINGSMSNTLVMIGGVLGIVHLVICALKSKPEEA, from the coding sequence ATGAACGAAAATCAACGGGTTGGTATGTTTCGTGCACTGCAGTTGTTTTTCAAGAACTACGCGAATTTCACGGGGCGGAGTAAGCGCAGCGAGTATTGGTGGATGTTCTTGTGGAACCTGATCGTCGGGGTCGTCGCAATTGTGGCTGTGATCGGTGTTCTCGCCACAGTTGGGTTTGCATTCAATCCCAGCCACATTCCAGGTAGTGTGTTTGGCGCCCTGTTAGGGGTCATCGTGGTGGTGTTTATTGTTGGCCTGGCGGTACTCGTACCATCCATTGCATTGGCGGCGCGGCGCTACCGTGATGCCGGCATCAGTCCCTGGTGGTTACTGGTGACGATGCTATTGGCAAATATTTTGTCCGCTAGCGATCAATTTATTAACGGTAGTATGAGCAACACCCTCGTCATGATTGGTGGGGTGTTAGGCATTGTGCACCTGGTTATCTGTGCACTGAAGTCCAAGCCTGAGGAGGCATAA